Proteins encoded in a region of the Globicephala melas chromosome 1, mGloMel1.2, whole genome shotgun sequence genome:
- the SDC3 gene encoding syndecan-3, with the protein MRFSPDVALAVSTTPVVLPTVDIQPVGTPFEELPSERPTPGPATSPPLVTEVPEEPSQRATTISTPTATTAATTTGTPAVATVPATVATATPSIPAAPPSTATTSIVRTTGIRRLLPLPLTTAATARATTPAVPSPPTTVAVLDTEAPTPRLVNTATSRPRTLPRPATTQEPDIPEKSTLPLGTTAPGPTEVAQTPTPEFFLTTIQDEPEVPVSGGPSGDFELPEEETTQPDTANEVVAVGGAAAKPSPPPGTLPKGARPGPGLLDNAIDSGSSAAQLPQKSILERKEVLVAVIVGGVVGALFAAFLVTLLIYRMKKKDEGSYTLEEPKQASVTYQKPDKQEEFYA; encoded by the exons ATGCGGTTCAGCCCAGATGTGGCCCTGGCAGTGTCCACCACACCCGTGGTGCTGCCCACCGTGGACATCCAGCCTGTGGGCACCCCGTTTGAAGAGCTCCCCTCTGAGCGCCCCACCCCAGGGCCAGCCACCAGCCCCCCGTTGGTGACAGAGGTCCCAGAAGAGCCCAGCCAGAGAGCCACCACCATCTCCACTCCTACGGCAACCACTGCTGCCACAACCACAGGGACCCCAGCTGTGGCCACAGTGCCCGCCACAGTGGCCACCGCCACCCCCAGCATCCCTGCAGCACCTCCTTCCACGGCCACCACCTCCATCGTAAGGACCACCGGCATACGGAGGCTTCTGCCTCTTCCACTGACCACGGCAGCCACAGCCCGGGCCACCACCCCGGCGGTACCCTCACCTCCCACCACAGTGGCTGTCTTGGACACAGAGGCCCCAACACCCAGGCTGGTCAACACAGCTACCTCCAGACCAAGGACCCTTCCCAGGCCAGCTACCACCCAGGAGCCTGACATCCCTGAGAAGAGCACCCTGCCCCTGGGGACCACTGCCCCTGGACCCACGGAGGTGGCTCAG ACCCCAACTCCAGAGTTCTTCCTGACCACGATCCAGGATGAGCCAGAGGTGCCAGTGAGTGGGGGACCCAGTGGGGACTTTGAGCTGCCGGAGGAAGAGACCACACAGCCAGACACAGCCAATGAGGTGGTGGCTGTGGGTGGGGCCGCGGCCAAGCCGTCACCTCCACCTGGGACGCTGCCCAAGGGTGCCCGCCCAGGCCCCGGCCTCCTGGACAATGCCATCGACTCGGGCAGCTCGGCGGCTCAGCTGCCCCAGAAGAGCATCCTGGAGCGGAAGGAAGTGCTCGTAG CTGTGATTGTGGGCGGGGTGGTGGGCGCCCTCTTTGCCGCCTTCCTGGTCACACTGCTCATCTACCGCATGAAGAAGAAGGACGAGGGCAGCTACACGCTGGAGGAGCCCAAACAGGCGAGCGTCACATACCAGAAACCCGACAAGCAAGAGGAGTTCTACGCCTAG